Sequence from the Dictyoglomus sp. NZ13-RE01 genome:
AGAAAACTTCTCACTTCTGGTCTAAGTAAAAGCTTATTTATGTCTTTTAAACTTAACCTTTGAATGCTAACTTTTACCTTAGGTTCTCTTATCCCAGAAATAGTTATAATTCCTAAAATGTAAATCCCAGAAAGTAGGGGAAAAATAATATTGGGCTTAGTAAGAATAGGATAAATAGCTATTATAAGCATGAGAATTAAAAAACCAAGACTCCCCCAAATCCTTGTACTTGCATAGTCTTTACCAAATCTCTCACTTAGTGAGAGATCTAATACCAATATATTTGAGGATGTTAAAACCGCATTTATACAAATTCCAATTATAGGATATAGTATTAAAAAGTGGTAATAATTTTCAATTTTAGGAAATAGGAATAAGTATATAAAACCTAATATAGAAAGACCTAAAATTATAAAGGGTTTTCTTTTTCCAATTTTATCCGATAAATAACCAATTAAGACCTGAAAAATAGCACCTACAAGTGAAGAGATCGCAGATAAGATTCCAATCATTCCTACAGAAAAGCCTTTATCTTTTAAATAGACAGGAATAAAGGAAAATACAAAGGTCCAAGCAGAATAAAATATAAAGAAGAAGAGCCTTATTAATAACTTGTTTCTTCTCATAGAAATTATTATGAAAGGGCGGATTCTTCCAACCTATTTACTACAAAATCCTTTGGCAAAGATACCAAAAAATAACCTGCTCTTGGACCTGAATTTTGATTCAAGAAAGATAAATATATTAATTGAAAA
This genomic interval carries:
- a CDS encoding MFS transporter; translated protein: MRRNKLLIRLFFFIFYSAWTFVFSFIPVYLKDKGFSVGMIGILSAISSLVGAIFQVLIGYLSDKIGKRKPFIILGLSILGFIYLFLFPKIENYYHFLILYPIIGICINAVLTSSNILVLDLSLSERFGKDYASTRIWGSLGFLILMLIIAIYPILTKPNIIFPLLSGIYILGIITISGIREPKVKVSIQRLSLKDINKLLLRPEVRSFLIFYLFYYTALVGASSNVNLLIKYLGGTDRYISFAYSASALSEIPFMILWGILSDKIGRKPILLLSSLALPLRLFLYSLAKNSYHVILIQLMHSVTFAVIGTIPIVYMNDLVSPEERGTAQGILSMTTALSSTLGPFIAGVSADILGLPGMYLFLSFISLVSTIIAFLSLKESLIST